Sequence from the Bubalus kerabau isolate K-KA32 ecotype Philippines breed swamp buffalo chromosome 17, PCC_UOA_SB_1v2, whole genome shotgun sequence genome:
attcctgacccaggaattactccagcatctcctgcatagcaggcacattctttaccacctgagctatcagagaagtctACCACAAAACCAACATGGAGGCCTCTTGGATAAATTGGGTTTATTCTGGTGGAGTGTCCATGTGAAACTGGATCCATGGATAAACTGGATTAtctaaaatgaggtcatataaATGGCTTGACCCGCCCTTACACAATCACTGTGCTGATGGGGTAACAAGTAGGGACCCTTGCCATTTCCCCCGGCTCTCTATAAATAGAGATGTTTCAGACCCAGACACGCACTGATAGCCAGTCATCGACTTGAGGAGGCTGAGGGCAAGAGGGCTCAAAGGAGGTAAGTGATGAGTGAGAACATCTAAGGAGAAGGTTTGGGAAGCAATACAGAAGGAGGTGGTGGGTTTCGGAAGGCGGGTTTTCTACTCACCTTGCATCAGCTCAAAGACCTTGTGAAAGCAGTGGATCTCCCTTAAAGGGTTGACTGCCGAGCTCTCTGTGAGGGGGGAAAAACGGACTTGAAACATGTAAAAGGAACTTTGGAAATATAACGGAACACGGATCCTTCGCTTgcataaaagacattttaattaaGAGGTCTTTCAGGCTCCCCTTTCCTGCCTCCATCTGATTTATAGGTTTATAAATCACCCTGATTTATAGGGTGTTGCCACCCTCCATGCGGTGGTGTGGTGTGGTGCATTTATTCCACAAGGCTTTCTGAACCTTGGCCCCCTGGACTAAGCAGAGATGTTCATCTGTGTTCATTTGTGTTACCCCACACACAAAAACCTCTCGGATCTACAGAGGAGAACGATATCGTCCCAATTTCCATTTCAGAAAACCGACCCCGGACTTTTGTCCTTTTAGAAATCCGAATCCAAAAATGGGCAGCATGGACTCCTACGAGCAGGTCCAAAGGGACCCCTGAAGCTCAAAGGAGTCACAGAGCTTGACGTGACCAAGCGGAAGAAGAAAAAGGGCAGAGACAAGGCAAAACTCCTGGAAACGATGGGCAAAATCCAGAAGAACTAGGAGGAGGAGCTGAGGCACCACCTCGATAAGCGGACCCCAGACCAGGTGGCCTTTGAGAAGGTGCAGGAGAAGCGACAAATGGAGAGGATCCTGAAGAAAGCATCCAAAACCCACAAGCAGAGAGTGGAGGACTTCAACAGACACCTGGACATGCTCACGGAGCACTATGACATTCCTAAAGTCAGCTGGAACAAGAAGCCGCCCCACTCAGGAGATGGAGTGTTGTCCAggggaagcaggaagcagagttGGGGTCATCTCTGGAGCCTTTGGAAACATTCTTTTACACACATCCTTTTGAGTCTTCTGCTGAGCCCGTGCTTATCAAAGTAATGGGCCCTTATACTGGAACTGCATTTAAGAGAGATGGCCCTTtaactctaaattaaaaaaaaaaaaaagtgtaacatCCATGTCCAATGGTTCATGCAGCCACCAGATCTGTGTGTTCACGAGGAGACCCACATGGGCAAGAAGCCCTACAGCAGTGATCTCTGCCCCAATAAGTTCCCCCACGACTCTATGCTGCATGCTCACCAGAGGGCCCACACCCAAGACAAGCCTTTCTGCTGTGAGCACTGTGAAAAAGCTTTCAATCACCATGGGAACCTCAGTGGCCACACTCTGGTCTTGAGCCCTACATGTGCCCCGAGTGTCACTGGCCTTCTGCTCCCTGGGGTCTCTCAAATCCCACCAGGAAACCCATTCGGAACCACTGACCCAGGACCCTGCCCGTCGGGTCCAAGTCCTTTCTGCTCCAAGAAGGAAATTCACAATGATTTGTCACTTCTCTAACACAAAGGGTGGATGACATGTGAAGAGCTTCGGAGGATATTCGGTCCGGGGGGGTTAAATTTATATGAATGTGGAGGATATTTGAGTGATggcttatttttccctttggattttgttttctactttagtGTAGCCTGTTTCAAtaagtttttgctttcttttgttattcTTCTACTGAAATCATGTCTCATTAGTTATCAGTACTTCATCATGAAACTGAGCCTGTTGACTGCCTTCCTGTTAGGCGGGACTTCACTGTAAAACTGCATGTCCCTGGCACAGAGGCCAGGCTCTCCAGtggaatttaaatttcaaataaacacatttctgtCAAAGAGTGTCTGAGTAGTTTCTAAGACTTTTCTACAGGGAATAGGTGATAGCCGTGGTTTTGCCTAAATGGCTGTTACTATGCTGAGATAGATTGACTAACTCCATACTTGTTCGGGGATTTCTTCCCGAGGTGTTTCGAACAGGAAGTCTTCTGAAAGAGAAAGGTGTCATTCTTCTTTCCTATAGGTGTACAACTTCTACTCTTCAAAAAGGCTACTTAGAAATCGGGTTTTCTCACACCTTAGCTCatcagctgattttagaaaagcctTTGAAGCCTTATCTCACAAGAACAGAAAAGACGAGAGGAGTCAAACTGATCTGGCTCCCACCACCATGTCTCTGACTCCGTCAAACCCTCCAGGCAGCGAGAACAAAAATTCACGAGATCATTGAAACCAGTTCGTTCATCGCAAAATGCATTCCCGAAGTCCAAAATCAACGAAATCCAAAAGGAAACCGAGGGATTTCCCGCGCGCCCAGCGGGTGAGACTCAGCGCTCCCGCGGCAGGCGCCGTGGTGTCCTTCCGccgtctgggaactaagatggcacctgcctccctgcttggccaaaaacagaacaacaacaaaaatacacagaatctGTCGCTAAATCACTATGGAGGCCTCTTTAGCAAATCGTGGTTCTCCTGAGCGAGTTTCCGTGGGCAATCGAATCCCTGTGATTAAGTAAAGAGGGATTATCTAGAACGTTTCGCCCCGCCCTCACCGAATCCATGCGCCGATCGGGTAACAGGCCGAGAGGGCCGGCGTTTCTCCAGCGCGAAAGAGAGACGTGTCTCCGCCAGCCGAGTTGGAGAGCGAGTCCCCAACTGAGGAGGACCGAGGCGAGAAGGCTTCAAGGAGGTAATTGATGGGAAGTGTCTAAAGAGAACGCTAGAGAGTCAGGGCCCGTGGAAGTGGGTTTCAGTAAGTCCTGGCTTTCTGTTCCCCTTGCATTCGCTCAGAGACCGTGTGAAATCCACCGATCTCCTCCGGCCACACATAAACCGTGGTTCATTTGTGGAATCTTCTGTGAGATGAGATTGTTTCCACACTCCATGGTGGCCTGTGGGGTGGTTCATTTTTTCAACAAGGGCTTTTAAGCACCGCCCTGTGGACAGTTGTGACCACACAGTTTCTTGTAGTATAAGATGGATGGCGGAGGAGTAAGAGAATGGATTCTTGTCCCTGGTGTGAAATTCTGAGGGGGGAATACTGCCCAATATTGGGATGAGGGATGGTAGGGtggatgaaaataaaactaattggctgcattcttttttcttttttgccccctATTTCTGAACACTGAATCTATTCCTGAGGAAAAGCAAGAGGAAATTCCTTTCGATCGGGGTCAGTTGGGCACGGACTTCTAGAAGCATTTGCCCAGAGTCCTACTGAAAAGCTCTACAGTCGGTATGGCTGAGAACCAGACAAGGGGTCGTGGCCCCGTCGCGGACAGCCCCGGAGCAGAGTCGCCGGCGTCTGCGCCAGGCCAAGACACCCGAAGGGAAAACCGCGACTCAGACCTGGAAGAGTTGCGCGTCCGCTTCAGAACGTTTAGCAGCTCGGACGAATCCGACCCCATCAAGGCTCTGAGGAGGCTCCGTGAACTCTGCGGGCTGTGGCTGAGGCCGGATCTTCACACCAaggaggagatggtggacaggctggtgctggagcagttcGTGATGTGCATGCCGCCTGAGATCCAGGTCTTAGTCAAGAGTAGTGGTGCCGAGACTTGTAAGGATCTGGAGGAGGTgctgagaaagaagcagaaactgaagaaatgGGTGAGTAGGACCCTAGTGACCCTGTGAGACAGGGAACGGTGGGAtgaggggctgggaggtgggagatgAAGCAGAAGGATCAGAGGGCTTGGCTCTAAATCAGGGATTCCCAGAGGGGTGAGCACTTGCCTGTGGCATCACTGGAGATGTTTCTGTTGATCCTCACTTGGAGGGTGTTGGTCTTTCAAATGTCATTCCCAGGAGGTGGGCTCCTAGGGTGGGATACGCAATGAATACCTTTTTGGATCTTGTGAAGGGAGACTGATCCTATCTGAATTTTTCCTCACAGGCTGTAGTGCGTGTCCAAGGCGAGGATGTTTTGATGCCCGTCTCGGGTGTTGAGATGTTAGGATCTGAGGTCAGTGAGGGGCACAGTGAGGGAGACCGAGCCAGGGAGCCCCAGCCTACAGTCAGTGTCATCCCTCCAGACGAGGGCCAGCAGGAAAGCCAAGATGGGCAGCATCTGCCAGGAGCCAAGGACCTGTCGAGGGGGCAGGTGAGTGTGATGTCCTGACCTCCAGTCTGGGAGCAGGTAGAAGGGGGTCGGGTGGGGGTGGCTGCGGAAGTAATTGGGAGAACTGGGCAAAGGACAGGAATGGACCCACTGCCTCCAGGAATTCCCATGGATGCATTCCGTTCCCGGCATTTTCCAGCCAGTGTGAGAATGAAGACAATCCATCTTTCATAGTCCTTCACCATGAAAGCTTGTGGCCCTAAGCATGAGGGCAGAGGAGTCCTGTTTCCACAGGATGGTGCTGGGTCAGTTCATCAGGCATAAGTGCACTCACAGCGGTTTCACCCATGATGGATTTCATCAGAGGCACTTAATATTGGGGGATATTGTAAACACCTTGAATTGCATAACAAGTTCCCCGTTGGAGTCATTTTCCCCCTCAGATTTTGGAGTATGTCTGGAGAGAGTGgatttttttgaaatgtgaatCGGGGGAGGAGATGCCACTGATTTCTCATTAATGGAGCTATATAGTATAGAACAGAGCTATATAGTATAACAGCTATACTGCTTGTCATCTTATTATGCCCCAGGCCACCTTCCATGACAAAGACAAATCCAGGCAAGGTATCAACAAGTGGTGAAGTCAGGAGCCCTAGAGCCAGAATCCTCTGCTTTCAGATTCAGGGCCTGGAGACTGTGAGATGAGGTGGAGAGATAGGTGCAAAGATAATTGGCAGTGCCAGCTGTGAAGTCTGGACTTTTGCCAGAGGTGGTCGGTATAGATCAAGGACTGACATGGGAATCAGAAGAGGATTGCCAATCAGGGTGATGGGAAGCAGTCAGGACATATCTCCCAAACTGATATTCAGAAAGCTGGAGTGTGAGATCAGGGTACGAGGTGGGTGGGGAAAGAGGAGACAGAGCTTGCCGTGGGCTAAGGCAGTGGGATTGACTCTGCTTGGTTGCCCTTTGTCAGGGCCAGAAAGCTCTCCCGCCAGAGACCATTCCTGAAAGAGGTGAACTGGAGGGTCAGACGCCCTCCAAGGAGTACTTGGTGAAGGACCTGCTGGAAGACACAGGAGTGACAAGAACCCTTTCATCTCAAGAGCCTGAACTTCTGCAGGATCATGGTGAGTATTAAAAACTTGGAGACTACAGGAAGTACTGCCTGCCTCCACTGATGTCCAGGAAGGGATACCCAGGATTTCCATCCCTTGGTGTTGTGGCATAGGAGTTGGGTCTTCAATGCCAACCTTCTCCATCGTCAACGTTCCAGAGTGTTTCATCAGCTAGACCCTTAGGTACTTTCGATGCTGTGAAGACTGTAGCCAAGATTAGGGATGGTTCCAATAAGACTGGCACCATGGAAAATGCTCCTTGATAAATATGTTGCTGAGTCTCTTCTTTCAGAAGATtctgggagggcagggagagaggggagagtcCCTAGGAAGGAAGTGATACTTCAAATGTGGCTCTGAACCCTTTCCTCTTGTGTTCCAGAGAGAGACGTTTCCACTCCAAGTGGATCCAGACGAGGTCCTCTGAAGAATCACAGACGTAACAAAAGGAAGCGGGAGAGCAGTCCCACTTGCCAAGACGTGGGTCAAGAGGCAGCCACGTGTTTGGACCAAGGAGAGTTCTCAGGACAGCTTGGGTCCCATTCTATTCGTTCCTCTGGCACCGTTGGACCCACCAGTCTTCCTGAGGGAGCAGAAACCCCGGGACGGGCACCCTCTGAATGCAAGGTGTGCAAAAAGAGCTTTCCTTGTCAATCTCAGCTTACCTtgcaccagaggacacacacaggagagaggcCCTTTCAATGCGACATCTGTGCCAGAGGGTTCATACAGCCTTCAGACCTGCGGGTCCACCAGCGGATCCACACTGGCGAGAAGCCCTACAGCTGTGATGTCTGCCTCAGGAAGTTCGCCCACAACTCCACGCTGCGCACTCACAAGAGGACCCACACCCAGGAGAAGCCTTTCCGCTGTGAGCAGTGTGACAGAGCTTTTTGCCACCGAGGGAACCTCAATGTTCACCGACGCACCCACTCTGGGCTCAAGCCCTACGTGTGCCCCGAGTGTCACACAGCCTTCCGTCAGCTGGGGACTTTCAAACGCCAACGGAAAATCCATTCCAGATGACTGGCTCAGGACCCTGCCCTCAGGTCCaggtcttttctgttttaatgagaaaattgagaatgATTTGTCACCTGTGTGATACAAAGTGGGATGACAGGGGAAGGGCTTAGGAGGATCGTGGAACCCTGTGGGGTTCCACTCGCGTAAATTAGGATATTTGTGTGAATTAAGGTACTTGAGTGATGACatttttccctttggattttgttttctactttgctatagactatagttttctttttcatttgtgtattttcagtTGGAGGAGAATTGCCTTACGATGTTAAACTCTGGTTTTCTTACATGTTTTCGCTTtgtgttgttctttttcttccaatGAAGCTGTGTCTCACTGGTTGTCATTACCTCATCATCAGAGTGAGGCTACTGCTGATTGCCTTCTTGTCAGGTgtgatttccttttaaaataggaTGCTCCTAGCAGGATGGCTAGATTAAATACAGGATCAccagtgaaatttaaatttcaaataaacaaacacattttgATCAAAAAgctgtgtgttttctcttctaaGACTTTGCTACAGGTAGGTGATAGCCATAGTTTTTTCAATGTGGccattattatgttgagatatgttcccctTATACTAGTTTGGATACTGCTTCCTTAGGTATTTAGATAAAGAAGGCTTCTTAAATTGATAAGTGTCATTCTTttcccctcctgctgctgctgctgctaagtcgattcagtcgtgtccgactctgtgcgaccccatagacggcagcccaccaggctcccccatgcctgggattctccaggcaagaacactggagtgggttgccatttccttctccaatgcatgaaaggaaaaagtaggagtgaagtcgctcggcagtgtctgactcttagcgaccccatggactgtagcccaccaggctcctccatccagtccCTAGACTACTAAACAGTGACTTTAATGCTGAGGGAAAGCAGAGGAAATTCATTTCCATAGGCGTCAACTGGGCACCCACTTCTAGAAGCATTTGCTCAGAGTCCTACTGGAAATTTCCTCCATCAATACGCCTGAGGACCAGACATTTTTTCCGGGTTGTGGACATATCACATACAGCCCTGGGGCAGAGTCACTGGCATCCGTGCCGTCCCAGGACACACTCATGGAAGACTCAGACTGTGACCAGGAAACCTGGCACGTCCGGTTCAGAACATTTAGCAGCTCAGAGGAGTCCGACCCCGTTGAGGATCTGAGGAGACTCCGTGAACTCTGCCATCTGTAGCTGAGGCTGGATCTTCACACCAAGGAGCAGATGATGGACAGGCTGGTGCTGGAGCAGTACATGTTCTGCATGCCCCTGGAGTGCCAGGTCCTGCTCAAAGAAAGTGGGGTGCAGAGTTGCAAAGCCCTGGAGGACGTGCTGAGAAATAAGCAGAAACCCAAGAAGTGGGTGAGTAGGACCTTAATGATGGGTGTAGGAGGAGGAGACAATTGCAAGCTGCAGGAATCACAAGATAGGACCTGTGGGTTTGGATTTGTATCAGTGATTCCCAAACAGGTGAGAGAAGTTCACAGTTGGGCAATTTGGGAGATTCTTTGGTTGTCTCAACTCGAAGGCTGTCGATCTTTTACACCAAATGGGAGCTTCTATCGTCAATGCCATTGGATGCCTGAGAGCTACATTCCAGGTCTTATAGAGACTGATCTTGATTGATTTCTCCCCTCACAAACCATAGTCTGCATAAAAGGGCAGAATATCTTGTGTGCAATCCAGACATTGAGATGTTTGAAGCCAAGGCCAGTGACATGGGTGATCAGAGAGGCCCATGCGGGGAGCCCCAACCCCCCACAAAGGTCATACCTCCAGAGCATGGCCAGGAGGGAATCCAAGAGCTGCAGAATCTGGAAGGAGCCACGGACCTGTCTCGGGAGCAAGTGAGAGCATGGAAACAGGTAGAAGGGAGTCAGGTGGGTGTGGCTGTTTGAGGAATGGGGAGGTTCGGCAAAGGACAGGAATGGACGCATTGCTTCCAGGAATTCCAGTGGATGCAATCAGTTCCTAAGCATTTTTTCTAGTCAGTGTGAGAATGAAGCTAATCCATCTTTGTCCCTCTGCCATGAAAGCCTCTAGTCTTAGGAGTGGGGAGAAAGGAATCCTGTCTTCCTGACATGATGCTAGGTTCAGTTTGCTGCAGGTAAATGCACTGACAGCTGATTTACCCACGGCCACTTTGCCCAAGGGCACGTCATATTTCAGAATATGATCACTCCTTGCAACTGAAGGAGTGACTCCAAAGTGGACTCATTTTGCCCCCTAGtagacattgggcttccctggaggctcagatggtgaagaatctgctgacaatgcaggagacctgggttcgatccctgggccaggaaaatcccctggagaagggaatggctaccgactccagtgttcttgcctggagcatcccatgaacagaggaacctggcggctaaagtccctggggttgcaaagtgtcagacatgactgaacgactaacactttcactttcggaCATTGAAGAATGAATGGAAGACAGTTGATTTGTTCAAATAAGGTTGggtatgggctgctgctgctgctgctggtaagtcggttcagtcgtgtccaactctgtgtgactctatagccggcagcccaccaggccccactgtccctgggattctcaaggtaagaacactggagtgggttgccatttccttctccaatgcatgaaagtgaaaagtaaaagtgaagtcgctcagtcatgtcgaactcttcaTTATCCCATTGAccgagcctaccaggctcctctgtccatgggattctccaggcaagagtactggagtgctatTGCCTACTCCGTGGGTATGGGCAGGAGATACTACTGACTTTCATGGAGtagagaccaagaatactggtcaTCAATTTCCTATGTACCGGGTAACCACCATTACAaagatgcatgcatgcaaagtctcCAACAATGATGGAGTCAAGTGAGCTAGACCTAGAGTTCTTTACTTCCAGAGCCAGGGTCAGGCAGAAGCGGGTATGATTTGGAGAGACCTATGCATAGAGAAGTCCGAGTGCCAGTGTGATGTCCTGATTTGATTGCAAGATACGGTCTGAATAGATCCAGGACAGTCTTGGGTATCAGGAGATGATTATCAATCAGGGTGATGGGCGGACCAGAAGAAGTCAGGGCATATGCCCTAAAATGACATGAAGAAAGCTGGAGTCTTAGATCACGATACgaggcagatggggaaacaggaaacAGTTTTCCATGGACTGAGGTAGAAGGCTTATTGACTCTGCTTGTTTGTCCCTTGTCAGGGCCAGAGAGCTCTCCCGCCAGAGACTGTTCCTGAAACAGGTGAGCTGGAGGGTCAGACGCCCAGGGAGAACTTGGAAAGGACCTGCTGGAAGACAGGGGAGAAACAAAAACGCTTCCGTCTCAAGCACCTGAACTTCTGAAAGGTCCTGGTGAGTATTCAAAACCATGAAATTCAGCAGAGTTAGTGACTCCGTCCTATGGTGGCATGCAGCTGGGTAGCCAGCATCACCATGCTTGGATGGGTGGGGTGGAGATCATTGTCCAGTGCCAACCTTCTCTGTCATCAACGTCCCAGAGCCCCACAGTCCAAGCTCTTAGCTTGGTTGCTTGATGGGAACTTCTCAGCCAACATCAGGGTTCCTGTGAGGCTGGCAGCACAGAAAATGCTCCTTGTTAAGTGTGGTTCTGAATCTCTTTCAGTGGATTCTGGGAGCGTAGATAATCCCTaagctgtgatcactcacctagagccagacatcctggaatgtgaagtcaagagggccttaggaagaatcactatgaacaaagctagtggaggtgatggaattccagttgaactatttcaaatcctcagacACGATGCTGTGAAAGCTTTGCCCTCAGtgagtcagcaaatttggaaaactcagcagtggccacagtgccCCGCCCTCCACAGTTGTTGGAGAAGCAAAtgccaacccagtccagtactcttgcctggaaaatgccatggacggtggagcctagtaggctacagtccacagggtcgcaaagagttggacatgactgagcaacttcactttcactttcaacagttgCCGGCATCGAAAATAAAGCTAACTTTCCTTTCCCCCAACCTGGCCTCTGTATTGGCTTTTAAGTGCGAGCAGCCAGACACCAATATCTATTACAATATCATCCTTGAGTTTGCCGCCCCCAACAAATTCCCAGGCTAATTAATTGAAGAAAACgctgattctttaaaaagaaatacttcattttctccattctgctcCAAATGACCTCTCTTCATTTCTGCTGGAGGAGAGCCAGGTGGGATGAAAGAATGCTACCTTGAAGAATCTTTTCAAGCACAGACACCCTAGAATCTCAGTGTTCAAAAGAGCATTAATATTACATTACCTAACAGTTCATAATTCCAAAAGAATACAGTTACTTTAAATGCTCGAGTggatgctcagtcgcttcagtcatgtccgactctttgcaacccaacagaccacagcctgccaggctcccctgtccatgggattctccaggcaaaatactggagtgggttaccattcccttctccagggaatcttcctgatgaggggatcgaacctgggtcttctaggctgcaggtggattgtttactgctgagctactggggaagccttacagagGGTCGATATTCCACATAATAATGGCATGTAACAAACCGCTGCTATCATCTACTCCATATAAAGACTTTGGggatagggtgggatgatttgggagaatggcactgacacatgtataatatcatatatgaaacgagtcgccagtccaggttcaatgcacgatactggatgcttggggctggtgcactgggacgacccagagggatgggacagggagggaggagggaggagggttcaggatggggaacatgtgtatacctgtggcagattcatgttgatacatggcaaaaacaatacaagatagtaaagttaaaaaataaaataaagaaaaaaaaatctttgaagggGAAATACACAGGACACTTGTTCGACAGAAATGTCTTTGtttattagaaatttaaatttcactggTGATCCTCTTTTTCATCTAGACACTCTGCTAGGAGCATCCTATTTTACGATGAAATCTTCCCTAATGGGGGGACAATCAGCAGTGACCTCAGtttcacaaagaagaaaactaacGAGACCTGCATTCACTGAAAGAAGAACAACACAAAGCCAAAACTTATCACCAAAACACAGGCTACACTAAAGTAGAAATCAAATTCTGAAGGGAAAGAATTCACACCTAATTCATGTGAATGGAACCCCATCGGGTTCCAGTATGATCGTAAGTTCTTCACATGTCACCCTTTCATTGTATCACATAAGTGACAAATAATCCCGAATTTCTTTCTCGGAGCAGAAGGCACTTGGACTTGAGGGCAGGGTCCTGAGCCAGTCATCTGGAATGGATTTTCCGGTGGCGTTTGAAAGTCCCCAGCTGACGGAAGGCTGTGTGACACTCGGGGCACACGTAGGGCTTGAGCCCAGAGTGGGTGCGAcggtgaacactgaggttccctcGGTGGCTGAAGCTCTGTCACACTGCTCATAGCGGAAAGGCTTCTCCTGGGTGTGGGTCCTCTTGTGAGCGCACAGCGTGGAGTTGTGGGTGAACTTCTTGAGGCAGAGATCACAGCTGTAGGGCTTCTCGCCAGTGTGGATCCGCTCGTGAACCCGCAGATCTGAAAGCTGTATGAACACTTTGGCACAGATGTCGCATTGAAAGGgcctctctcctgtgtgtgtcctctggtgcaGGCTAAGCTGAGACTGATAAGGAAAGCTCCTTTTGCACACCCTGCATTCAGagggtgcccgtgggggtttctgCTCCCTCAGGAAGACTGGTGGGTCCCACGGTGCCAGATGCACCAACAAATGGGACCCACGCTGTCCTGAGAACTCTCCTGGGTCCAAACACGTggctgcttcttgacccacatctTGGCAAGTGGGACTGCTCTCCCATTTCCTTTTGACATGTCTGCGATTCTTTACAGGACCTCGTCTGGATCCACTCATAGTGGAAACGTCTCCCTCTGGAACACAGGAAGAAAGGGTTCAGGagacacattttaaatatcagtttCTTCTTGAGGATTCGTCTCTCTCCCTATGCTCCCAGAATCCCCTGAAAGAAATTCAGCACCACACTTAACAAGGAACATTTTCTGTGCTGCTGGCCTCACTGGAAACCTGATGTTGGCTGAGAAGTTCCCATCAAGCAACCAAGCTAAGAGCTTGGACTGTGGGACAGTGGAACGTTGATGATGGAGAAGGTTGGCACTGGACAATGATCTCCACCCCACCCATCCAAGCATGGTGATGCTGGCTACCCAGCCCCATGCCACCATAGGAGGGAGTCACTAACTCTGCTGAATTCCACGGTTTTGAATACTCACCAGGACCCTTCAGAAGTTCAGGTTCTTGAGATTGAAGGGTTTTTGTCTCTCCCCTGTCTTCCAGCAGGTCCTTCTCCAAGTTCTCCCTGGGCGTCTGACCCTCCAGCTCACCTGTTTCAGGAACAGTCTCTGGCGGGAGAGCTCTCTGGTCCTGACAAGGGACAAACAAGCAGAGTCAAAGCCATTTACCCTAGTCCATGGAAAACTGTTT
This genomic interval carries:
- the LOC129632308 gene encoding zinc finger and SCAN domain-containing protein 5B-like — encoded protein: MAENQTRGRGPVADSPGAESPASAPGQDTRRENRDSDLEELRVRFRTFSSSDESDPIKALRRLRELCGLWLRPDLHTKEEMVDRLVLEQFVMCMPPEIQVLVKSSGAETCKDLEEVLRKKQKLKKWAVVRVQGEDVLMPVSGVEMLGSEVSEGHSEGDRAREPQPTVSVIPPDEGQQESQDGQHLPGAKDLSRGQGQKALPPETIPERGELEGQTPSKEYLVKDLLEDTGVTRTLSSQEPELLQDHERDVSTPSGSRRGPLKNHRRNKRKRESSPTCQDVGQEAATCLDQGEFSGQLGSHSIRSSGTVGPTSLPEGAETPGRAPSECKVCKKSFPCQSQLTLHQRTHTGERPFQCDICARGFIQPSDLRVHQRIHTGEKPYSCDVCLRKFAHNSTLRTHKRTHTQEKPFRCEQCDRAFCHRGNLNVHRRTHSGLKPYVCPECHTAFRQLGTFKRQRKIHSR
- the LOC129632263 gene encoding zinc finger and SCAN domain-containing protein 5B-like, coding for MTEAKAGDMDDERDPCAEPEPPSRVIPPEDGQEGSQELQNLPGAMNLSTEQDQRALPPETVPETGELEGQTPRENLEKDLLEDRGETKTLQSQEPELLKGPEGDVSTMSGSRRGPVKNRRHVKRKWESSPTCQDVGQEAATCLDPGEFSGQRGSHLLVHLAPWDPPVFLREQKPPRAPSECRVCKRSFPYQSQLSLHQRTHTGERPFQCDICAKVFIQLSDLRVHERIHTGEKPYSCDLCLKKFTHNSTLCAHKRTHTQEKPFRYEQCDRASATEGTSVFTVAPTLGSSPTCAPSVTQPSVSWGLSNATGKSIPDDWLRTLPSSPSAFCSEKEIRDYLSLM